In Hippoglossus stenolepis isolate QCI-W04-F060 chromosome 20, HSTE1.2, whole genome shotgun sequence, the following are encoded in one genomic region:
- the LOC118099192 gene encoding hormonally up-regulated neu tumor-associated kinase homolog, with protein MPAATVKPSPEDMVAEGGGEGVSQWEASPLERDRLSLPSLKVPRELLRSFPHSKRVGSYLVGKMINKGSFAKVMEGLHIGTGEKVAIKVIDKKKARQDTYVLKNMKREPRIHQMVRHPHIVVLLETLETENSYYMAMELCAGGDLMDRICERKRLEEREVRRYTRQILSAVEHLHKHGIVHRDLKIENFLLDEHNNIKIVDFGLSNTLKAESLSLELLNTQCGSPAYAAPELLAHRKYGPKVDVWSVGVSMFAMLTGTLPFAVEPFNIKQLHQKMVNGDISSIPSDVSKGAVSFVLSLLEPDPTKRPSVRAAMEERWINEGYAKKPLHTLAHKNRLCAEDLNPSVLAYMTETLGHSHSEIIHTLTSNRPSAIMASYHLLLNKLNRNQRGAKASKKLQTNDWSLPSKNTWREKNNTESKTHQQNEPTSEKSSKHSSRPLRAQQATEYQSSRRKTEDLHRKNNRGDDENRPPSPSLPQLPRSASPSIPPRLPSRSPAPEEIAITVDTRETLFPEVSVFRERELVHLSPPESSASQLCDSDPCQVPLPVDPIRDSSPVRPIRHTHLLRTTRSDGAADPGSDCFHDKRHQDDHSHHLSINERLEKLQTFYSSEKNGISPRMLLEADTHATHSSDRVHLGSMETTQTSPSVPLPRLRNVGLKDGRGRKMTWVGLTRPGPPGLLVNGSKPPAFPSQRQHTLVIKSLRQERGKRRDLLAAGAGGERGTAGGVMSGAKRNSVQLRSSLQRRVADLNLPLLPAALQGKSDKKNQLHSMNY; from the exons ATGCCAGCCGCCACAGTGAAGCCTAGTCCGGAGGACATGGTAGCGGAGGGGGGAGGCGAAGGAGTGTCCCAGTGGGAAGCCTCACCGCTGGAGCGGGACAGGCTGTCTCTGCCCTCTTTGAAGGTCCCCAGGGAGCTGCTGCGGAGCTTCCCACACTCCAAACGGGTGGGATCCTACCTGGTGGGCAAAATGATCAACAAGGGCTCATTCGCCAAAGTCATGGAGGGGCTGCACATTGGCACTGGAGAAAAG GTGGCCATTAAGGTGATTGATAAGAAAAAAGCTCGGCAGGACACGTACGTGCTGAAGAACATGAAGAGAGAACCTCGTATTCATCAGATGGTCCGACATCCTCACATCGTAGTGCTGCTGGAG ACTCTGGAGACAGAGAACAGCTACTACATGGCCATGGAGCTGTGTGCAGGAGGAGACCTGATGGACAGGATctgtgagaggaagaggctggaggagagggaggtgcgACGCTACACCCGACAGATCCTGTCTGCAGTGGAGCACCTGCACAAACATGGCATCGTGCACAG agatttGAAGATTGAAAACTTCTTGCTGGACGAACATAACAACATAAAGATTGTAG ATTTTGGCTTGAGTAACACTCTGAAGGCAGAGTCGTTGTCTCTGGAGCTCCTCAACACCCAGTGTGGAAGTCCCGCCTACGCAGCCCCAGAGCTGCTCGCTCACAGGAAGTACGGACCCAAAGTGGACGTCTGGTCTGT aggtgtGAGCATGTTTGCCATGCTGACGGGAACTTTGCCCTTTGCTGTCGAGCCGTTCAACATCAAACAGCTTCACCAGAAGATGGTGAACGGGGACATCAGCAGCATCCCCAGTGACGTCAGCAAAG gggCCGTGTCATTCGTGCTGTCTCTGCTGGAGCCAGATCCAACCAAGAGACCCAGTGTCAGAGCTGCGATGGAGGAGCGATGGATCAACGAGGGATATGCCAAGAAACCACTGCACACACTCGCTCATAAAAACAG ATTGTGTGCAGAGGATCTCAACCCGTCTGTGTTGGCTTACATGACGGAGACGCTGGGCCACTCCCACTCTGAAATCATTCACACGCTCACCAGCAACCGACCATCCGCCATCATGGCCTCATATCATCTGCTGCTCAACAAGCTCAACAGGAACCAGAGAGGAGCCAAGGCCAGCAAG AAGCTGCAGACCAATGACTGGAGTCTTCCCAGTAAGAACACATGGAGGGAGAAGAATAACACAGAATCAAAGACTCACCAACAG AATGAACCAACCAGTGAAAAGAGCTCGAAGCACTCCAGCAGACCTCTGAGGGCCCAACAGGCGACTGAAtatcagagcagcaggagaaagactGAGGACCTTCACCGGAAGAACAACAGAGGCGATGATGAGAACCgccccccttctccctctctgccccaGCTACCTCGCTCTGCCTCCCCCTCGATACCCCCTCGCCTTCCCTCACGCTCTCCCGCCCCTGAGGAGATCGCCATTACTGTAGACACAAGAGAGACACTGTTTCCTGAGG tgtctgtgtttagagAAAGGGAACTCGtccatctctctccccctgaAAGCTCTGCCTCTCAACTCTGCGACTCTGACCCCTGCCAAGTCCCCCTCCCCGTTGATCCAATCAGAGACAGCAGCCCGGTGAGACCTatccgacacacacacctgctcagGACAACTCGGTCGGACGGGGCAGCAGACCCTGGGTCGGATTGTTTCCATGACAAACGCCACCAGGATGACCACTCTCATCACCTGAGCATCAACGAGCgactggagaagctgcagacgtTTTATTCGTCAGAGAAGAATGGCATCTCCCCCAGGATGCTCCTGGAGGCCGACACGCACGCCACACACTCCTCAGACAGAGTCCACCTGGGCTCCATGGAAACAACCCAGACGTCCCCCTCCGTCCCCCTGCCACGCTTGCGCAATGTGGGGCTAAAAGAcggaagaggcaggaagatgACGTGGGTGGGGTTGACGCGACCTGGACCCCCAGGACTCCTGGTCAATGGGTCTAAACCCCCCGCCTTCCCCTCGCAGAGACAACACACTCTTGTCATCAAGAGCCTGAGacaggagagggggaagaggagggacctGTTGGCAGCAGgggcagggggagagagagggacggcAGGAGGAGTGATGAGTGGAGCAAAGAGGAACTCGGTTCAGTTACGGTCGTCTCTCCAGCGTCGGGTGGCTGACCTGAACCTGCCGCTGCTGCCTGCTGCCCTGCAGGGGAAAAGTGACAAGAAGAACCAGCTACACAGTATGAACTACTGA